Proteins from one Bos indicus x Bos taurus breed Angus x Brahman F1 hybrid chromosome 19, Bos_hybrid_MaternalHap_v2.0, whole genome shotgun sequence genomic window:
- the INPP5K gene encoding inositol polyphosphate 5-phosphatase K isoform X3, whose protein sequence is MSLLSDTAFEDPWSSYFMDVLSPLSFVKVSSVRMQGLLLLIFAKYQHLPFIQVLSTKSTPTGLFGYWGNKGGVNIFLKLYGYYVSIINCHLPPHMANNDQRLEHFDRILEMQNFEAQDTPNILDHDLILWFGDMNFRIEDFGLHFVRESIKNQRYSDLWEKDQLSIAKRHDPLLREFQEGSLLFPPTYKFDKNSNNYDTRSMKGQNTPGAQRGRDVATYHFWNGPSIRFLNEKKRKPAWTDRILWRLKRQSQTDFQTPELSAPFALFLRSYVSHMVYTISDHKPVTCTFDLELKPLVSAPLITLLPEGPCTMENDLLISYCLAADFLSSPWDWIGLYKVGLRHINDYVSYVWVKDNQVSFSDRLNQVYIDISDIPETEDQFLLFYYSNNLHSVVGISKPFKIQPFSFLEEDPLDEAQPQI, encoded by the exons GTCTCCAGTGTCCGCATGCAAGGGCTCCTCTTACTGATCTTTGCCAAGTACCAGCATTTGCCCTTTATCCAGGTCCTGTCTACTAAATCCACCCCCACCGGCCTCTTCGGGTACTGG GGGAACAAAGGGGGTGTCAACATCTTTCTGAAGCTTTACGGCTACTATGTCAGCATCATCAACTGCCACCTGCCCCCCCACATGGCCAACAATGACCAGCGGCTGGAGCACTTTGACCGGATCTTGGAGATGCAGAATTTTGAGGCACAGGATACCCCCAACATCCTGGACCACGA cCTCATTCTCTGGTTTGGAGACATGAACTTTCGGATTGAGGACTTCGGGTTGCACTTTGTTCGAGAATCCATAAAAAATCAGCGCTACAGTGACCTGTGGGAGAAGGATCAG ctcagcatcGCCAAGAGACACGACCCACTGCTGCGGGAATTCCAGGAAGGCTCCCTGCTCTTCCCACCCACCTACAAGTTTGATAAGAACTCCAACAACTATGACACCAG AAGCATGAAAGGTCAAAACACGCCAGGAGCACAGAGAGGAAGAGATGTGGCCACTTACCACTTCTGGAACGGTCCCTCGATAAGGTTTTTGAA tgagaAAAAGCGCAAGCCTGCCTGGACCGATCGCATCCTTTGGAGGCTGAAGCGGCAGTCCCAGACCGACTTCCAGACCCCCGAGCTCTCAGCCCCCTTTGCCCTGTTCCTGAGGAGCTACGTCAGCCACATGGTGTACACCATCAGTGACCATAAGCCCGTCACCTGCACCTTTGACTTGGAG CTGAAGCCATTGGTGTCTGCCCCGCTGATCACCCTGCTGCCCGAGGGTCCATGCACCATGGAGAACGACCTGCTGATCAGCTACTGCCTGGCTGCAGACTTCCTCAGCAGCCCCTGGGACTGGATTGGCCTGTACAAG GTGGGGCTGCGCCACATTAATGACTATGTCTCCTATGTCTGGGTCAAGGACAACCAGGTCTCCTTCAGTGACAGGCTGAACCAG GTGTACATTGACATCAGCGACATCCCTGAGACTGAGGatcagtttctccttttttacTATAGCAACAACCTACATTCTGTGGTGGGGATAAGCAAACCCTTCAAG ATCCAGCCTTtctccttcctggaggaggacccACTGGATGAAGCCCAGCCACAGATCTGA